In one window of Erythrolamprus reginae isolate rEryReg1 chromosome 1, rEryReg1.hap1, whole genome shotgun sequence DNA:
- the LOC139158960 gene encoding olfactory receptor 5D18-like, producing the protein MEKGNYTQVTQFILLGFSDHSEDLQVILFLMFLVIYIITMVGNLGIILLIKVEPRLHTPMYFFLSHLSLIDICYSSSITPKLLMGIASAVKSIYFFACAVQMYLFIMFVVAESFLLAAMAYDRYVAICNPLLYTVIMSRNVCTFLVLSSYLWGIICALVHTISAFQLPFCGNIINHFFCDVVPVLTLSCSDTQLNKTLLFIFATFVESSTIIIILMSYILIIMCVSKIHSSKGKYKAFSTCASHFTAISVFHVTILLIYCQPNSIRGRDSNRITSVFYTMVIPMLNPLIYSLRNKEVKGAFQRLVKKNCFPPSTC; encoded by the coding sequence ATGGAGAAAGGAAATTACACACAGGTGACCCAATTCATTCTTTTGGGTTTCTCAGACCATTCAGAAGATCTACAGGTCATTCTCTTTCTGATGTTTCTTGTGATCTACATTATTACCATGGTGGGAAATCTTGGGATCATCCTGTTAATCAAGGTTGAACCTCGTCTCCATACTCCAATGTATTTTTTCCTCAGCCATCTATCCTTGATTGACATTTGTTACTCTTCATCTATAACACCCAAATTGTTGATGGGCATTGCCTCTGCAGTAAAAAGCATTTATTTCTTTGCATGTGCAGTTCAGATGTATTTGTTTATCATGTTTGTTGTTGCTGAATCATTTCTCTTGGCTGCAATGGCATATGACCGGTATGTAGCCATTTGTAATCCTTTATTGTATACTGTAATTATGTCCAGAAATGTTTGTACCTTTCTAGTGCTTAGTTCTTATCTGTGGGGCATTATTTGTGCGCTAGTTCATACGATCTCTGCTTTTCAGCTGCCTTTCTGTGGAAATATCATCAACCACTTCTTTTGTGATGTTGTGCCAGTGTTAACTCTGTCTTGTTCAGACACCCAGCTCAATAAGACGCTGCTTTTCATTTTTGCCACCTTTGTGGAGAGTAGTACCATCATCATTATTCTCATGTCCTACATTTTAATTATCATGTGTGTTTCAAAGATTCACTCCAGCAAGGGAAAATACAAGGCTTTCTCCACTTGTGCGTCTCACTTCACAGCAATCTCAGTCTTCCATGTGACAATTCTCCTAATATACTGCCAGCCTAATTCAATCCGTGGAAGGGATTCAAACAGAATTACCTCTGTCTTCTATACGATGGTGATCCCCATGTTGAATCCTCTGATTTATAGTCTGAGGAACAAAGAAGTAAAGGGAGCTTTTCAAAGGCTGGTGAAGAAAAACTGTTTCCCCCCATCAACCTGCTGA